In one window of Solanum pennellii chromosome 2, SPENNV200 DNA:
- the LOC107010823 gene encoding glycine-rich RNA-binding protein 4, mitochondrial-like → MALFNRIGNMLKQSVSRHTNLESCASRTSLYQAIRSMSSSKLFVGGLSYGTDETSLRETFSQHGQVIEARVIFDRDSGRSRGFGFVTYTSAEEASSALSALDGQDLHGRRIRVNYATEKRPGGFGRGSGGGGFSYGGGAGGYSYGNYGGGGNYGSNNSYPAGGGSYGGDSFGAGYGGGSSGSYNAGVSASNDFLDNSEFGGSPGTSHNGGEEQLSADQGTESVNNDFTPGVERSSSDDNDEPNDYANSRS, encoded by the exons ATGGCTTTATTCAACAGAATTGGAAATATGCTTAAACAGAGTGTAAGCAGACACACGAATTTGGAATCGTGTGCCTCTAGAACCTCACTTTACCAGGCTATAAGAAGCATGTCTTCTTCAAAGCTTTTTGTTGGAG GTCTCTCATATGGCACTGATGAAACCTCTCTGCGAGAGACATTCTCCCAACATGGTCAAGTGATTGAAG CTAGAGTTATTTTTGATCGTGACAGTGGGAGATCCAGAGGGTTTGGTTTTGTTACTTATACATCTGCTGAAGAAGCATCAAGTGCCCTGAGTGCCTTGGATGGCCAG GATCTCCACGGGAGACGGATAAGGGTGAATTATGCCACAGAAAAGCGTCCTGGAGGATTCGGGCGTGGTTCTGGTGGAGGTGGATTTAGCTATGGTGGGGGAGCTGGAGGTTACTCATATGGGAATTATGGAGGTGGTGGTAACTATGGTAGCAACAACAGTTACCCTGCAGGTGGTGGCAGCTATGGTGGGGATAGTTTTGGGGCTGGATATGGTGGTGGGAGTAGTGGAAGTTACAATGCTGGTGTTTCCGCTAGTAATGATTTCTTGGACAACTCTGAATTTGGTGGGAGCCCTGGGACCTCGCACAATGGTGGTGAAGAACAGCTTAGTGCAGACCAAGGGACTGAATCTGTAAACAATGATTTCACACCAGGTGTAGAAAGGAGCAGCAGCGACGACAATGATGAGCCAAATGACTACGCCAACTCGAGGAGTTGA